A region of the Leptospirillum ferriphilum genome:
AAATGTCTTTCCAAAGGCGGGAACGCTCTTCCACTGAGAAAGAGAGCGTCATGAGACCGAATCCGGGACTCGGCCTAGGGGTTTTTGTTGTCTTGTGGGTGGACAGCGGGAAGAACCGTATGAGCCTTGAAGGTGTCCTGACCAAACACCCCCCACAACATGGACAACAGGAGAAGGACAAAGAGAAAAACCGCCCCGGAGAGAATAAAAAAAACGGGCTTGGAGTCAGTCCACATTTTCCGGATGTCCCCTGTAAAAGACATATTCCTCCGTGTCCCTCTCCCAGAAACTGTTCTTACTTGTTGTGGTAGATCGCGTTAATGACCATAAACCAGCCAGAAACAATCAACGTTCCAACACCCAACAGAAGGGCCCATTGAAAGAACCCCCAGTTACCAACCGTCAAGATCATTTCAGCCTCCTGTCTTTTCCTCTGTTCCCTTGACACTCACCGTTCTTCCTTCGTTTACCGGGGCAATAGGATAAAGGAACTATGATGCCATATTTCACCCGGATGGAAGGTCGCGGTTTCCAAAAGCCCTTTCAGGGAATTACCAGTCTTGACTATAACCCACCGGTTTCCCAATCTCAAGAGGGAACCCACCTGTCCCATGATCCAAACGGTCCGATCCTACCATAGAGCCTTGTCTTTGAAAACATGAAAAACTCACACAAGGACAGGACCCTCAAACCACATCCCGGATGCGATAATCAAACCGATCCAGACGTGTGACTTGAAACAGGACAATGCTCCTTCAGGAGACATTCCTTTTCGGACAGCGAGAGATTGCCATACCATAAACAGCACAAAGATCCCGACAGTCCAGGGATAGAAACGGTTTAGTCCGAGATCAGCCCCCGCCGACCAGAGAAACAACGCGGAGGACATGCCAAACAGGAGGATCGCCATCCACAAGCGATCTCCAAAGGTGACCGCTCCAGAACAGATGCCCGCCTTGATATCGTCTTCCCTGTCCGCAATCGCATATACCAGATCATAGGTCGTTGCCCAAAAAAGCCCCCCCAGTGCAATCATGAAGGCAGGCCAATCCAGAGTTCCCCTGCCTTCAGCCCATGCCATCAGGGGGGCCGTCATTCCGAAGGGGATCCCCATGAAGACCTGCGGAAGAGGCATGAATCTTTTCATCAGGGGATAGAGCATTGTTGCCCCGAAACCTGCCAGGGCAATCATTCGTGTCAGGGGGTGCAAAAACAGAAGTAGGCTTGCAGCAACGAGGGAAAGAGCCAGAAATACAAGCCAGGCTGCCCGAAGACTCAGCCTTCCGGAAGGCAAGGGACGATCGCGCGTCCTCCAGACTTTTCCATCGACATTCCTGTCCAGGATGTCATTAATGGCGCATCCGGCCGATCGCATCACGAAAGCGCCCGTTCCAAACAGCAAGATCATGGAAACAGGCGGTTTTCCCCCCCATGCTGCCAGGAGTCCCCACAAAGCCGGCATAAAAAGAAGAAGCGTCCCCACGGGACGACGAAACCTGATCAGATCGAGTATGGCAATCACAGTGTTCATGGAAGATGAACCTTTTCCAGAATGCCCTGCAGTCGCGGAAGGATCCATTCCTGTATGGTCAGCCTCGGTACAGGGTATACAACGAGATCGTAGATCCTGCTCCACAGAACATCCTGATGACGTCGCACTTCCGGAATTTCCAGAGCAATTCCTGATGACTTGAGAATCGTAAGCCCCTCCCGGATCAATGGCCCTTTTTTTTTCGACAAGGCAGGACCAATCGGTTGGCTATCCTGCAGGATTTCCCTGTCTTCCGGAGAAATTGGGGTGGGAATACGCGTCAAGGCCTGAACAACAGGGCCCAGATTCGGCAAACATAAATTGACAAGCCGGGAATCTGGGAAAGGCGGTGGAAGCATCTCGACAGTCACAGGACCGCATCCAACAAACTCGAGCGTTCGCGTCAGGGAACCATCAATTCCCAGAAGAAGGCGTATTCCCGGAGGAACAGTGTTTAAGGTCTCCCATCCGGAGACTCCTTCCCGATAAACAACGAAATCTTCTTCCACTTAGGAAGGACTCGGTGCTTCCAAGGAAGACGAACGGGGAGGAGATGTTTTTCCCAATACCGAAGCCAGCTCTCTCATGACAGCCCGCCCTATCTTCATCGGCTCTTCATCCCATGCCAGAAGACATGCCCTTGCAATCATTTTTCCCAAACGTCCGGGGTTGTAGAGAAGCTTTCGGATAGTGACCGGGTTCAGCGTAATCGGATTATAGTCTTCTTCGAGGTAACCTTCCCGCATGAGTCTTTTTTCAAAGCCTGTATGAGGCTGGACCGCCAGAAAAAAAACCATCGGATAAACCCTGTCCTCACCAAAGATAGAACAGATCGATTCATAGGACCGGATGGACTCGCGCAATGTTTCTTCTGTTTCCCCCGGAGCATTCAGGGAGTAATTGAGAATGATATTTCCCTTGTACCCTGCATCACGCAGATTACGACACCCTTCCACAAGCTGGTCCAGACGGAATCCCATACGGAGAGAGTCCAGGATTTCCTGTGATCCGGACGTCACGGAAACTTCGAGATCCCCCATTCCGGACTCCACCATGAGTTTCGCCATCTCCGGCGAAATAAGGCTCGTCCGGATATAACCGCTCCAGCTGATTTTCATCCCGCTGTCCCGCAAGGCTTTCAGCAAATCCATTGCTTCCGGAATCGCCTTGACCCCCGGAATGAACTGCGCATCGGCAAACCAGAAGTTCCGGATTCCCCACTGGTCATAGTATTGACGCATTTCATTGACAATGTCTTCCGGGTCCCGGTAATAGACCCTCTTTCCCTCAATATAGGTATAGAGACAAAACGAACATCCATAGGGACATCCGCGTTTCGTCTGAATTCCGACCATCGTCCTGTGATAAAACTCATGGCCTTCAAAAACACTTTCAAGATACCGAAGGTCATAGGGTGCGCTTCGGATGGCAACCCCCCCCTCCTTCTTTCCCCGAATCGTCTTGCCATTTTTCCGGTAAATGACCCTGTCATCATCGACGGGCTTTCCTTCAACGATTTTAACGATCGCGTCTTCCCCTTCTCCGACAACCCCGATCACCCCTTCCGGAAGGAGTTTTATGATCTGATCCGCGAAAACGGAAAAAGCACCGCCTCCAACCATCACCCGGGCCTTGGGGGCAAGTCGGATTCCCTCTTTGATCAAACGAAGCTTTTTATTGAACTCGTTCTTGTATTTCCAGACCATCCGAAGGCCATCCAAAGCCGCCCTGGCCCGAACCAGAGGATTGGGAGAATAATAAAACTCGAATGCACGCCGGAGGGAATTATCCCCCTCATGCGGGGCAAAAATCTGGACATCTCTCCACGAAAAAGCAAGAAGATCCGGCTGGAATTCGGAAATTTTCCTTGCCAGCTCCTTCTTGACAGCACCTTCAGGAACCTGCGTGAGGTCCAGGACAGAAATTTCCACTTCCGGATGATGCCGATGAAGCCAGTTGACAAGATATCCAATTCCGACGGGGAAAATAGGGCTGACCGGGAGCCAGACAAAGAGAACTCTTTTCAGAATGGAAGGGGGAGTTGAAGGGACAAGCGAAAGAGGCTCAACGTGATCTTTCAATAGTGGGGAAGACGTGGACATATCAACGGACTCCCATATGGATCGCAACGATGCCGCCCGAAAGGTTCCGGTAAGATACCTCCCGGAAGCCCGCCTTCTGTATCATGGAGCAAAAGGTTTCCTGGTTCGGAAAACGGGAAATCGATGCGGGCAAATATTCATAGATCCCTGTCTGGTCTCCTGACACGATTTTGCCGATCGATGGCAGCAGGGCAAAAGAATAGAACTTGTACATTTGCCGCCAGAGACTATTCACCGGCGTTGAGAACTCAAGACACGCAAAACGCCCCCCCGGCTTCAGAACCCGATATATTTCTGACAAGGCAGCATCCAGGTGGGAGACGTTTCTGAGACCAAAGCCGACAACGAGCCTATCCACTGAAGAGTCCCTGAGAGAAAGGAATTCGGCATTCGCCTGAACGACAGCGACAGAACACTTTTCCTTACTGGCAGACTGTTTTGCCTTCACCTTCTCCAGGCCAATCCGGAGCATTGCAAAATTCAGGTCCATCGTCAGAACATGGCCGGTCTTTCCGGATTTTGAGGCCGCAAGGAGGGACAGGTCCGCCGTTCCTCCGCACAGATCGATCACGGTGTTTCCTTCCTGTATATCCAGAAGGGAGATCGTCAGCCGTTTCCAGAGATGATGTAGGCCGAAACTCAGAACGGTATTGTTAATGTCATATGCAGTGGCGGCAGAAGTAAACATGTTCTGCACGACTGTTTCTTTTTCATTCGTATCCGGCAAAGTATATGTTTTCATGATTCTCCGATTATATGTAATCCCTTGCCCTTTACGCAAAGGGTCCTTTCCGGTTTCCCAGGCCACTGTCCCCGTCAGGTCTCTATCTCGGCATCAGCTTCCCGTTAACGGCTCCCCAGTAATACCAGAGAGAGAAGTTGGGAATGACGGCCATGTATTCATTATTCCCAAAGACGGGAAGAAGCACTCCTGCTGAGAACATCAGACGGGAGGTCAAATTGTATTCGATCGTTGGCTGGAGTCCCATCAGGTTAAAGTTTGTGGGCGTGACCGATGGCCCGATTCCATCAATACTGAAAGGGAGCCCCGAAAGTCCGACAAATTCCAGAAGCGCTCCAAAGCCGGTTTCATCATTAAAGACATCCTCCACTCCAAACCGGTACTGGGCCAGATCTCCGTACTGGATTTGTTGTTCTGCCGTCTTTCCAGGCAAAACACCATTGGTCGGAACATTAAACGTATAGAAAAAATCTGAATAAAGGCGGAAAGGTTTCACATTTTTTCGGATAAACAGACCAGTTGTGAGAGCATAGGACCCAAAATGGGTTGATGGAACCACAGAGAGCGGAGGCAGTCCGCCTTTGGGAACAGGCGTCCCCAGCCAGGTCGTTGTCGGCAACGTAATCAGAAAGGGAGTGGCAATGGATGGCCGCCAACTGTTTGGGTCCTGAATGACCCACCGATGCTTGATTCCAAATGTGAAATCATTCAACCCTGTCCCATACAAATTTTGTCCATTCGACGATGAAAAGGTCGAAATCAGGGAAGGCAGGAGGACCAGCTCATCATTGGTGGTCAGGCCGTAATAGACTGCTCCCAGCAAAAGAAGCTGTGTCTGATAAAATCCGCTTGGCAGTCCCTGTATTCCTCCCGAAGCCGTGTACTGCGCTTCCGTAAATCGGGAATAAAAAAACATCCTTCCATTCAGCTCCCCTTCCGGCAACGTGTCTGCAATCGGCAAAAACTCTGGTCCCCCTGTAATAGGATTCCATGTGTGGCGGTAAGCCGCCAGAGCGTCCGGCCCATTTCTTGACAAAGGGGGGAGTGAAGATTTTTTCCTCTCCTTTTTTGTTTTTGTTTGCGTTGCTCCGGTGGAATTCCCGGTGACTCCTGAAGGTTTTTGCAAAGACAGACCATTCGGCCGCCCGGAAGTCTTCGATCGTTGAATTTTCTTCGTTTTTGAGGATGCCGGACCGGATTTTCCAGAAGAATTTTCTGGAACGGCCGCAGAAGAAGAACTTTCACCGGATGTCGGCTGGGATAAATCCGGAGACAAAGGATCTGCTGCACCGACATTTGCTTTCAGCAAAAGAAAAATAAGAAGCAGAATGGAGACCGGGCCTTTGCCGGAGCCCAGAGCGCATCTTCTTGTTCTCACAGATGGGTCCCTCCAGCCAATACGCCATATTGCCCGCGTCCCAAAATACACTATACTGGCAGAAGACAAGCACACGACACGGACAAGGGAGTCTGGGCATGAGTCTTGAAAAAATCGCGATTATTGATATCGGATCGAATTCCATGCGGCTTGAAATTCTTGCACGCCGTGGTTCAGATTACTGGCTTGTCGAAAAACAAAAAGAAACGGCTCGCATTTCTTCGGGGATGTACAATGAAACAACGATTACACGCGAATCTCTGGAAAGAGCAAAACTGGCTCTCGAAAAATTTTCCTCTCTGATCGCCTTCCATCGCGCCGACCATATTCGATGCGTCGCGACAAGTGCTGTCCGTGACGCCAAAAATCAGGCGGACGTTCTCGAACTGCTGGGCTCCAATCTTCCTTACAAGATCGAAGTCTTATCCGGGGAAGAAGAAGCATTTTACAGTTACTTTGGGGTCAAAAACAGCCTTGACCTCGACGATGGCGTTGTATTCGATGTGGGTGGAGGCAGCACCGAGTTCATCAGCGTCCGAAAGGGTCAGATGGACACCGTCTGTACCCTTCCCCTGGGGGCCGTCCGACTGACCGAACTTTTCTTTCGAAAGAATCAGGGTCCCACAACCCGCGAATGGAAAAAGCTGGAAAAACACATCGACCGGGTTCTTTCGGAAGCTCCTTCGTCTCTCCTTTCGTCAGCCCCCCGGCTCGTCGGAGTCGGAGGTACCGTCCGCCAAATCGCGAGAATTTCCCAGCGTCTCCAAAAATACCCGCTCTATCCGATCGTTCATCAATACGTTGTGCAAAAACGAGAAATGGACCGGATCATGACCTCCGTCCGGGAAATGTCGTTCTCCCAGAGGAGCGAGGTGCTGGGCATTCCACGCGACCGTGCCGATATTCTGCCGGCGGGAATTCTCTTGATTTCCCGTATTCTGGATCTTTTCCGGAGCGAATCCCTGACGGTGTCTCAACAAGGTCTTCGCTATGGCCTCTTCATGGAGTACTACAGGGGTGGCAGGGAAAAATTTTCGGAAAGTCCGGCAAAACTCACGTTACGTCGAATATCGAGAAAATATGGAAGCTACCGTGATTCGCGCAACCATCGAAAACTGACGCTAGCTCTCGGAATGGCACTCTATCCGGACACGTTTTCCGATCCCCGGCAGAGGATTCTCCTCTCCACCGTCAGCACCCTTTCCATGACTCCCCTTTATTTTCATCCGGTTACCGATACCTCGAACATCGGCCCACTTTTTCTGGAAGAGGACCTTCAGGGATTCAGCCACCCTGAACGTGTCATGATCACACTGGCACTCATTCGAAGTCGAAATCCCCAGGAACAGGATTTCCGGAAGAACATGAAACCGTTCTCAGACATGTTGACCCCCGACCAGATCAACAAGGTCAATCACTATGCCCGTCTGACAACCTTGGCCCGGGACGCCCTTCTTTTTTCCGGTGGCAGATCGCCTGTCCTCTCCTACACAGACCCCTATCTGATGATTGCAGACCCGGGGAATTCGGACGAGGACAATCATTTCGAATCCACCCTCATCCAGACCCAGGAGAGAGATCTGGGGAAAGGACGAAACGTGATCATCCAATGGATGCGATATGTCCCTCCCCAGGGAGGAGCCCACCACCATTAGAGCAGGGATTGTATCAGGGGATTCACGAGTCGTCTGACAACCCGCTGTGTCTCCTCTACAGGCTTCGCTCCGTCGAGAACGGAAAATCCGTGTTCCTTGGCCAAACTTTCGTACCCCTCGAGAACGCGGGACTGAAAAAGGATATAAGACTCCCGGGGATTCATCGAAAGCTCCATATCGAGCCCTGCTTCGTAGTACTTGATATCCCGGACCTGGGTGATCCGGTCATAGGCCAATGCAGGGTCCATCCGGAAAAAGAAGGTCAGGTCCGGACGAATGGCAAAGCGAAAATTATTGACGAGCCAGTCCCGGGGAATCCCCCGGGCAGCGTCCCGGGCAATGGCTGTATAGATGTACCTGTCTGAAAGGACAATCTTTCCTGCATTCAGAGCAGGAAGAATTTCGTGTGTGTAACGATAGCTGAAATCCGCTGCGTGCAGCAGACTGAATCCATAAGGGGTGAGAAGCTGTTTTTTCTTTGCCTTCTTGATAATGGGGGAGATTTCCTGGCTCGAATTCCATGCGTTTCTCAAAACTCCGAATCCCTTGATCCGGAGATAGTTTTCGAGAAGTTCGATCTGAGTGGACTTTCCCGACCCGTCAATCCCCTCGACGACAATCAGTCTGCCCGGAAATGAATGGCTTGTCATGAACGGCTTCCTTTACGGCGACTCCGGTTCCGGAGTATCTGCGAGATGGATTGTCGGAGCTCCAGTTGCTGTAACTGGATTGGCTTCATTGCATCGACCGTTTCAAAGCCATCGGACAAGGCCATTTCCCGATAAATCTCAATCAGTCTTTTTTGATAGATGACAAAGGAATCCTTTTTCCGGTTTGCAAGATTCAGGTCCATCCCCGCTTCATAATAATCAAAATATCTTTCATCCCGGGATTTCCACTGAATTCTGTTCAAGAGGTCTTCAAAGCGGACATCAAGATAAAAAGTCCTTGCAGGAGTCAGGGCAAAGTCAAACATCTTGCGAATCCAGTCTTGTTCAATCCCCCGAATCATCGCCCTGGCAAACACGGTATAGACATATTGCTCGGCAATGACGACCTTGCCTGATGCAAGGGCCGGAATAATGACATGTTCAAACCGGTCAACAAAATCGGCTGCGTAAAGAAAACAGAACGTCACCGGATCAAGGGTGTTCCGTTCTTTCAGCTTTGAAATTGCTCCCCGAATCAGTTCTGCTGTATTGCATGGAGACAGAACAACCCCTTGCCCCCGGGATTCAAAAAAGTGCTTGAGCAGTTCAGACTGAGTCGTTTTACCGGAACCATCCGTACCCTCGATCGCGATCAGGGTCCCCGGGTATTGTGAAGTTTTTTCCATGCCGCTGATCTCCCTGGGTGCATGCGACTAACGATGGCATGAAAATATTCTGAAGGTTTATGATATGGTAAAAGTTTTCGCCGTTGTCAATCAATCCTGACTGAAAGCTAACGTGTCCGGAGACATCCCAGGGTCCTGGCATGGACAGTCAGAGGTTTTTTCGACAAGACGGAACCATTCGAACTCCAGATTGAAAATTTGTAGGCTCGGCAGGGGAGAAGTCCATGGATTTGATAAACGTTCCGGGGAATGTCCGCCACGAGGATTCCTTCGCTGTAAAGCAGATAATCCGTCGCCCCGGTCACCCGGGTCCACTGGAGATAAAAACCGTCACCCTCTTCAAAAGGGACGATATGGATAAATCGGGGGGGAGAAATGCTGGAAAATCCGTTTCCAGAACGGTCTGGCGGAGCTGAAGATTGTGTTTTTGATGCATTTTGGTAGGATGCGTCGCTCTGTGGAACCGGCCTGTTCCCCGACGTCCCTCCGGAAGATCCACTAAAAAGGCCTCCCAACAGACCGTGCGGATTGTTCCAGACGGAGGAAGAACATCCCGCCGAAACAAGAAAAAAGCTCGATGCTATAAAATGAACAAAAGCCTTCTTTATTTTATCCAATTTAATCCTATACTTATGATAACCCATAATTGACATGCCAACGAAAAATTGAGATCATTTTTCTTCTGTCGGCAAAAGATCCGCCCCATTTTGTAACATCTTTATTCCAAGGTTAAGAATCATGATGGAATCTTCACAAGCTCGTATTGTCATCGGATCCGACCACGCCGGTTATCCCCTGAAAGAATCCTTACGGAAACGTCTGGAAAAAGATGGTTATCCCCTTCTGGATGTCGGGACATTCTCCGAAGAATCTGTCGACTATCCCGATTATGCTGAAAAAGTCGCCCGTGCCCTGCACGCCGGAGAGGGAGATATTGGCATTCTCCTCTGCGGAACCGGCATCGGTGTATCCATTGCCGCCAACAAAATCAGGGGCATCCGGGCGGCGCTCGTTTACAACGATGAGACAGCCAGTCTTGCCCACCGGCATAACAATGCCAATGTTATTTGTTTCGGCGGACGGGAAATCTCTCTAGAGCAGGCCCACACCTGGACCAGACTCTTTCTCTCCGCATCCTTCGAAGGTGGCCGGCACCAACGAAGAATTGACGAGATCTCTGCCCTTGAATCCCCTGGAAGCACAGGGCAGTCTTAACAGTCTTTCCGAAAGGATCAAAAGCCAATGTCCTGGCTCATACAATCGGACCCTGAAGTCCATGGAGCAATTTCCGATGAAATCCGGAGGGAACAGGAAAAACTGATTCTGATCGCCTCGGAAAATTACGTGAGCCGGCCCGTTCTTGAAGCTGTCGGATCCGTGATGACGAACAAATACGCAGAGGGTTATCCAGGACGCCGTTATTACGCCGGATGCGAAGCGGTCGACAAGGTGGAAACCCTCGCCATCGAACGGGCCAAGAGTCTCTTCGGCGCAGAACATGCAAACGTTCAGCCCCACTCCGGATCCCAGGCAAACATGGCAGTTTATCTCGCTTCCATCAACCCCGGAGATACCATTCTGGGAATGAACCTGGCTCACGGGGGGCACCTTACTCACGGGAGTCCGGTCTCTTTTTCCGGACATTACTACAAAGCGGTGTTTTATGGCGTACGAAAAGATACCGGTCTGATTGACTACGATCAGGTCGAAAGTCTTGCCCGACAGCACAAACCCAAGATCATCATTGCGGGAGCCAGTGCCTATCCAAGGATCATTGACTTTTCGTTTTTCCGAAAAGTTGCCGATGAGGTCGGAGCCCATCTCCTTGTGGACATGGCGCATTTTGCGGGTCTCGTGGCAGCCGGAATGCACCCTTCCCCCTTTCCCTACGCCGACTTCGTCACGACCTCCACACACAAGACACTCCGCGGACCACGCGGGGGAATGGCCTTTTGCAAGGAACAGTGGGCAAAACCCCTGGACAAGGGGGTCTTCCCCATGATGCAGGGAGGTCCTCTCATGCACGTCGTGGCCGGAAAAGCCGTTATGCTGAAAGAAGCCTCCATGCCCTCTTTCAAGCATTATATTGCCCGGGTTCTGGAAAATGCCCGCATTCTCTCGGAGACACTTGCCGCTCACGGATATGATATCCTTACGGGAGGAACAGACAATCACCTCATGCTGATCGATCTTCGCTCCAAAGGACTGACAGGAAAAGAGGGAGAAAAACTCCTTTCGGACACGGGAATCTACTGCAATAAAAATGCTGTTCCCTTCGATGACAAACCCCCAACCGTCACAAGCGGAATTCGATTGGGAACTCCCGCCATCACGACCAGAGGATTCAATGCGGATGAAATTCGTGAAGTCGGGGAAATCATCCATCGTGTTCTGTCAGGTCAAGGCAAGGAGATTGTGATGAAAGAAGCACGGGAAGACGTGAAACGCCTCCTCGACAAACATCCTGTCTATACAGATCTGGCCTGATTCCGACTCGGAAAAGGTGGGCGCTTGAAATGTCCCTATTGCAATTCACCAGACTCCAAGGTCACCGATTCCCGATTAACGGGTGATGGGTTTGGCATTCGCAGGCGCCGCTTTTGTGAAAAGTGCGGACGTCGGTTCACCACTTATGAGT
Encoded here:
- a CDS encoding 4-hydroxybenzoate octaprenyltransferase, encoding MNTVIAILDLIRFRRPVGTLLLFMPALWGLLAAWGGKPPVSMILLFGTGAFVMRSAGCAINDILDRNVDGKVWRTRDRPLPSGRLSLRAAWLVFLALSLVAASLLLFLHPLTRMIALAGFGATMLYPLMKRFMPLPQVFMGIPFGMTAPLMAWAEGRGTLDWPAFMIALGGLFWATTYDLVYAIADREDDIKAGICSGAVTFGDRLWMAILLFGMSSALFLWSAGADLGLNRFYPWTVGIFVLFMVWQSLAVRKGMSPEGALSCFKSHVWIGLIIASGMWFEGPVLV
- a CDS encoding Ppx/GppA family phosphatase gives rise to the protein MSLEKIAIIDIGSNSMRLEILARRGSDYWLVEKQKETARISSGMYNETTITRESLERAKLALEKFSSLIAFHRADHIRCVATSAVRDAKNQADVLELLGSNLPYKIEVLSGEEEAFYSYFGVKNSLDLDDGVVFDVGGGSTEFISVRKGQMDTVCTLPLGAVRLTELFFRKNQGPTTREWKKLEKHIDRVLSEAPSSLLSSAPRLVGVGGTVRQIARISQRLQKYPLYPIVHQYVVQKREMDRIMTSVREMSFSQRSEVLGIPRDRADILPAGILLISRILDLFRSESLTVSQQGLRYGLFMEYYRGGREKFSESPAKLTLRRISRKYGSYRDSRNHRKLTLALGMALYPDTFSDPRQRILLSTVSTLSMTPLYFHPVTDTSNIGPLFLEEDLQGFSHPERVMITLALIRSRNPQEQDFRKNMKPFSDMLTPDQINKVNHYARLTTLARDALLFSGGRSPVLSYTDPYLMIADPGNSDEDNHFESTLIQTQERDLGKGRNVIIQWMRYVPPQGGAHHH
- the tmk gene encoding dTMP kinase — encoded protein: MEKTSQYPGTLIAIEGTDGSGKTTQSELLKHFFESRGQGVVLSPCNTAELIRGAISKLKERNTLDPVTFCFLYAADFVDRFEHVIIPALASGKVVIAEQYVYTVFARAMIRGIEQDWIRKMFDFALTPARTFYLDVRFEDLLNRIQWKSRDERYFDYYEAGMDLNLANRKKDSFVIYQKRLIEIYREMALSDGFETVDAMKPIQLQQLELRQSISQILRNRSRRKGSRS
- a CDS encoding B12-binding domain-containing radical SAM protein, with protein sequence MSTSSPLLKDHVEPLSLVPSTPPSILKRVLFVWLPVSPIFPVGIGYLVNWLHRHHPEVEISVLDLTQVPEGAVKKELARKISEFQPDLLAFSWRDVQIFAPHEGDNSLRRAFEFYYSPNPLVRARAALDGLRMVWKYKNEFNKKLRLIKEGIRLAPKARVMVGGGAFSVFADQIIKLLPEGVIGVVGEGEDAIVKIVEGKPVDDDRVIYRKNGKTIRGKKEGGVAIRSAPYDLRYLESVFEGHEFYHRTMVGIQTKRGCPYGCSFCLYTYIEGKRVYYRDPEDIVNEMRQYYDQWGIRNFWFADAQFIPGVKAIPEAMDLLKALRDSGMKISWSGYIRTSLISPEMAKLMVESGMGDLEVSVTSGSQEILDSLRMGFRLDQLVEGCRNLRDAGYKGNIILNYSLNAPGETEETLRESIRSYESICSIFGEDRVYPMVFFLAVQPHTGFEKRLMREGYLEEDYNPITLNPVTIRKLLYNPGRLGKMIARACLLAWDEEPMKIGRAVMRELASVLGKTSPPRSSSLEAPSPS
- the ubiE gene encoding bifunctional demethylmenaquinone methyltransferase/2-methoxy-6-polyprenyl-1,4-benzoquinol methylase UbiE; the encoded protein is MKTYTLPDTNEKETVVQNMFTSAATAYDINNTVLSFGLHHLWKRLTISLLDIQEGNTVIDLCGGTADLSLLAASKSGKTGHVLTMDLNFAMLRIGLEKVKAKQSASKEKCSVAVVQANAEFLSLRDSSVDRLVVGFGLRNVSHLDAALSEIYRVLKPGGRFACLEFSTPVNSLWRQMYKFYSFALLPSIGKIVSGDQTGIYEYLPASISRFPNQETFCSMIQKAGFREVSYRNLSGGIVAIHMGVR
- the glyA gene encoding serine hydroxymethyltransferase, giving the protein MSWLIQSDPEVHGAISDEIRREQEKLILIASENYVSRPVLEAVGSVMTNKYAEGYPGRRYYAGCEAVDKVETLAIERAKSLFGAEHANVQPHSGSQANMAVYLASINPGDTILGMNLAHGGHLTHGSPVSFSGHYYKAVFYGVRKDTGLIDYDQVESLARQHKPKIIIAGASAYPRIIDFSFFRKVADEVGAHLLVDMAHFAGLVAAGMHPSPFPYADFVTTSTHKTLRGPRGGMAFCKEQWAKPLDKGVFPMMQGGPLMHVVAGKAVMLKEASMPSFKHYIARVLENARILSETLAAHGYDILTGGTDNHLMLIDLRSKGLTGKEGEKLLSDTGIYCNKNAVPFDDKPPTVTSGIRLGTPAITTRGFNADEIREVGEIIHRVLSGQGKEIVMKEAREDVKRLLDKHPVYTDLA
- the rpiB gene encoding ribose 5-phosphate isomerase B; the encoded protein is MMESSQARIVIGSDHAGYPLKESLRKRLEKDGYPLLDVGTFSEESVDYPDYAEKVARALHAGEGDIGILLCGTGIGVSIAANKIRGIRAALVYNDETASLAHRHNNANVICFGGREISLEQAHTWTRLFLSASFEGGRHQRRIDEISALESPGSTGQS
- the tmk gene encoding dTMP kinase, whose amino-acid sequence is MTSHSFPGRLIVVEGIDGSGKSTQIELLENYLRIKGFGVLRNAWNSSQEISPIIKKAKKKQLLTPYGFSLLHAADFSYRYTHEILPALNAGKIVLSDRYIYTAIARDAARGIPRDWLVNNFRFAIRPDLTFFFRMDPALAYDRITQVRDIKYYEAGLDMELSMNPRESYILFQSRVLEGYESLAKEHGFSVLDGAKPVEETQRVVRRLVNPLIQSLL